The sequence below is a genomic window from Tistrella mobilis.
GATGTATTCGCCCACCCGGAAGGCATCGTCGAACAGGAAGAACATGCCCGAGATGATGTCCTTGACCAGGGTCTGGGCGCCGAAGCCGATCGCGACGCCGACCACGCCGGCACCGGCGATCAGCGGGCCGATTTCCACCCCCAGCGACGACAGCACCATCAGGATGGTGATCACCCCCAGCACCGCCAGCAGCAGATTGCGCAGAATCGGCAGCAGGGTGCGCAGCCTTGCCTGCCGGCGCAGGGCGTCCTCGCCGCCGGTCGCGCCGTCATGGGCGGCGCGCATCAGCCGGTGGTCGATCCAGGCCGCCGCCAGCCGCCAGGCGATGTCGGCAAGGAGCACGATCATCACCGCCTGGAAGATGCCGCCCATCACCCGCTGCAACGGCGTCTCCCGCCGGGTGAGTTCGGCCAGATCGTAATCGATGATCCCGGCAATCAGCACCGCCGCCCCCAGCAGCCAGAACGCCCTGAGCCCGCGGCCGACCGAAATCGCGATCATCGACGGCGCGGGGCCGGCCGAGACGATCACCCCGCCGCCCTCGCCGCCGCCATGCACCGGCGCCGCGGCCACGGGTTCCGCCACCACGCCCTCCGGCTGGTCGTCGGGCCGGACGATATGAGAGACCGCCCGACGCGTGGCCGGCAGCAGCACCACGAACAGCACCAGCAGCACGATCGCCACCTGGAAGGGCTGGATGGAGCCGGTGAACAGCAGCATCCAGACGCCGACCAGATAGATCGAGAACAGCCAGGTGGCAAGCGACCGGCTGCGATGGGCGCGGCCCTCGCCGTCGATTTCGGGCCGGGTCCAGGTGGCGATCAGGGTCAGCAGCAGCAGGACCAGGCCGATGCCCAGCCCCAGCGCCGCCCAGGGCCCCGGCGCCATGCCCAGCCCGTGCAGCAGGTCGAGCGTGACATCCCCCAGCCCGTACCAGCCGACCAGCACGGCCGACCACAGCATCCAGTGCCGGGCGGCGGCATCGCTCATCGGCACGATGCGGAAGCGCGGCACCCGGGGGGAGAGCAGGATACGGCCAAGCCCGGTGACCAGCCGCAGCAGCAGCACGATCAGCAGATAGGACGCCACCACCTGGCGCAGCATCGGCGGCCAGGGCATCACCGCGAAGGCGCCGATGCTGCCGAGGGCGAAGGCCGCGAGCACGCCCAGACCATAGAGCGAACGCAGCCCTGCCACACGCAACCGCATGCGCGGCCGGTCGGTCGGGTGCGCCTCGATCCTCTGGCGCAGCGGCCGTGTCGCCCGGGTAAAGGCCCATTCGAAGCCGCAGCCGAGCAGCGCGAAACCCAGCAGCGGCAGGATCACCGCGCCGGTGCGGGCACCGATCCGGTCACGGAAGGTGGATCCGGCGGCGGCAAGTTCGGCCGGAACGCGCGGCAACCCGTCGCTGAGCGTGGCGAGAAAGGCGCGGATGCCGTCGATGCGCGCCGTCAGCAGGCGTTCGGCCATCATCCGGCGCTCGGCCGCATCGGCCGGCAGAATGGTCGTCCGGGCAGGGGGTGACCCGGGCGCGGCGGTCCCGGCCGCCGCCTGTGCGGCGATCCAGGCCTGGATCGTGGGGTCGGCCAGAAGCCCCATCAATTCGCGCACCCGCTCGGGATCGGCCGGGGTTGGGGCCGGGGTGGGGGCCGGCGCCGCCGGGGCCGCGGCGCTCTGTTGCTGGACCAGCATCATCTGGGGCATGGCTGCCGCGGCCGGGCTGCC
It includes:
- a CDS encoding mechanosensitive ion channel domain-containing protein yields the protein MMLMVLAGVMWLMLASGGSPAAAAMPQMMLVQQQSAAAPAAPAPTPAPTPADPERVRELMGLLADPTIQAWIAAQAAAGTAAPGSPPARTTILPADAAERRMMAERLLTARIDGIRAFLATLSDGLPRVPAELAAAGSTFRDRIGARTGAVILPLLGFALLGCGFEWAFTRATRPLRQRIEAHPTDRPRMRLRVAGLRSLYGLGVLAAFALGSIGAFAVMPWPPMLRQVVASYLLIVLLLRLVTGLGRILLSPRVPRFRIVPMSDAAARHWMLWSAVLVGWYGLGDVTLDLLHGLGMAPGPWAALGLGIGLVLLLLTLIATWTRPEIDGEGRAHRSRSLATWLFSIYLVGVWMLLFTGSIQPFQVAIVLLVLFVVLLPATRRAVSHIVRPDDQPEGVVAEPVAAAPVHGGGEGGGVIVSAGPAPSMIAISVGRGLRAFWLLGAAVLIAGIIDYDLAELTRRETPLQRVMGGIFQAVMIVLLADIAWRLAAAWIDHRLMRAAHDGATGGEDALRRQARLRTLLPILRNLLLAVLGVITILMVLSSLGVEIGPLIAGAGVVGVAIGFGAQTLVKDIISGMFFLFDDAFRVGEYIESGSIRGTVESFSLRSMKLRHHRGALHTIPFGSLDKITNYSRDWVIDKLTVKVTYAADLDKVKKIIKQVGRDLQQDPEFAPNIIETLKMQGVEQFGDYAIQLRLKMMTKPGEQFVIRRRAYALIKKAFEANDIAFAFPTVSVSGQGGDAAAAAQATLAASAAGEDGKAG